A genomic region of Tamandua tetradactyla isolate mTamTet1 chromosome 2, mTamTet1.pri, whole genome shotgun sequence contains the following coding sequences:
- the TSSK3 gene encoding testis-specific serine/threonine-protein kinase 3 isoform X3, whose protein sequence is MEDFLLSNGYQLGKTIGEGTYSKVKEAFSKKHQRKVAIKIIDKMGGPEEFIQRFLPRELQIVRTLDHKNIIRVYEMLESADGKIYLVMELAEGGDVFDCVLNGGPLPESRAKALFRQMVEAIRYCHGCGVAHRDLKCENALLQGFNLKLTDFGFAKVLPKSRRELSQTFCGSTAYAAPEVLQGIPHDSRKGDVWSMGVVLYVMLCASLPFDDTDIPKMLWQQQKGVSFPTHLGISAECQDLLKRLLEPDTILRPSIEEVSWHPWLANT, encoded by the exons ATGGAGGACTTTCTGCTCTCCAATGGGTACCAGCTGGGCAAGACCATTGGGGAAGGGACCTACTCAAAAGTCaaagaagcattttccaaaaaacaccaaagaaaagTGGCAATTAAAATTATAGACAAGATGGGAGGGCCAGAAG AGTTTATCCAGAGATTCCTGCCTCGGGAGCTCCAGATTGTTCGTACCCTGGACCACAAGAACATCATCCGGGTGTATGAGATGCTGGAGTCTGCTGACGGGAAAATCTACCTGGTGATGGAGCTGGCTGAGGGAGGGGATGTCTTTGACTGCGTGCTGAATGGGGGGCCACTGCCCGAGAGCCGGGCCAAGGCCCTCTTCCGTCAGATGGTTGAGGCCATCCGTTACTGCCATGGCTGTGGTGTGGCCCACCGGGACCTCAAGTGCGAGAACGCCTTGCTGCAGGGCTTCAACCTGAAATTGACTGACTTTGGCTTTGCCAAGGTGCTGCCTAAGTCACGCCGGGAGCTGAGTCAGACCTTCTGTGGCAGCACAGCCTATGCCGCCCCTGAGGTGCTGCAGGGCATTCCCCACGACAGCAGGAAGGGTGACGTCTGGAGCATGGGTGTAGTCCTGTATGTCATGCTCTGTGCCAGCCTACCTTTTGATGACACAGACATCCCCAAGATGCTGTGGCAGCAGCAGAAGGGGGTGTCCTTCCCCACTCATCTGGGCATCTCGGCCGAATGCCAGGACCTGCTCAAGCGGCTCCTGGAACCAGACACGATCCTCCGGCCTTCAATCGAAGAAGTTAGTTGGCATCCATGGCTAGCAAACACTTGA
- the TSSK3 gene encoding testis-specific serine/threonine-protein kinase 3 isoform X1 gives MEDFLLSNGYQLGKTIGEGTYSKVKEAFSKKHQRKVAIKIIDKMGGPEGGEQTLAEATTRNIRRQEPVPRPGRGGKKEDPAHGKNGEFIQRFLPRELQIVRTLDHKNIIRVYEMLESADGKIYLVMELAEGGDVFDCVLNGGPLPESRAKALFRQMVEAIRYCHGCGVAHRDLKCENALLQGFNLKLTDFGFAKVLPKSRRELSQTFCGSTAYAAPEVLQGIPHDSRKGDVWSMGVVLYVMLCASLPFDDTDIPKMLWQQQKGVSFPTHLGISAECQDLLKRLLEPDTILRPSIEEVSWHPWLANT, from the exons ATGGAGGACTTTCTGCTCTCCAATGGGTACCAGCTGGGCAAGACCATTGGGGAAGGGACCTACTCAAAAGTCaaagaagcattttccaaaaaacaccaaagaaaagTGGCAATTAAAATTATAGACAAGATGGGAGGGCCAGAAG GAGGGGAACAAACACTGGCAGAGGCCACAACCAGGAATATCAGAAGGCAGGAgccagtgccaaggccaggcagAGGTGGGAAAAAGGAAGACCCAGCTCATGGAAAGAACGGTG AGTTTATCCAGAGATTCCTGCCTCGGGAGCTCCAGATTGTTCGTACCCTGGACCACAAGAACATCATCCGGGTGTATGAGATGCTGGAGTCTGCTGACGGGAAAATCTACCTGGTGATGGAGCTGGCTGAGGGAGGGGATGTCTTTGACTGCGTGCTGAATGGGGGGCCACTGCCCGAGAGCCGGGCCAAGGCCCTCTTCCGTCAGATGGTTGAGGCCATCCGTTACTGCCATGGCTGTGGTGTGGCCCACCGGGACCTCAAGTGCGAGAACGCCTTGCTGCAGGGCTTCAACCTGAAATTGACTGACTTTGGCTTTGCCAAGGTGCTGCCTAAGTCACGCCGGGAGCTGAGTCAGACCTTCTGTGGCAGCACAGCCTATGCCGCCCCTGAGGTGCTGCAGGGCATTCCCCACGACAGCAGGAAGGGTGACGTCTGGAGCATGGGTGTAGTCCTGTATGTCATGCTCTGTGCCAGCCTACCTTTTGATGACACAGACATCCCCAAGATGCTGTGGCAGCAGCAGAAGGGGGTGTCCTTCCCCACTCATCTGGGCATCTCGGCCGAATGCCAGGACCTGCTCAAGCGGCTCCTGGAACCAGACACGATCCTCCGGCCTTCAATCGAAGAAGTTAGTTGGCATCCATGGCTAGCAAACACTTGA
- the TSSK3 gene encoding testis-specific serine/threonine-protein kinase 3 isoform X2, protein MEDFLLSNGYQLGKTIGEGTYSKVKEAFSKKHQRKVAIKIIDKMGGPEGGEQTLAEATTRNIRRQEPVPRPGREFIQRFLPRELQIVRTLDHKNIIRVYEMLESADGKIYLVMELAEGGDVFDCVLNGGPLPESRAKALFRQMVEAIRYCHGCGVAHRDLKCENALLQGFNLKLTDFGFAKVLPKSRRELSQTFCGSTAYAAPEVLQGIPHDSRKGDVWSMGVVLYVMLCASLPFDDTDIPKMLWQQQKGVSFPTHLGISAECQDLLKRLLEPDTILRPSIEEVSWHPWLANT, encoded by the exons ATGGAGGACTTTCTGCTCTCCAATGGGTACCAGCTGGGCAAGACCATTGGGGAAGGGACCTACTCAAAAGTCaaagaagcattttccaaaaaacaccaaagaaaagTGGCAATTAAAATTATAGACAAGATGGGAGGGCCAGAAG GAGGGGAACAAACACTGGCAGAGGCCACAACCAGGAATATCAGAAGGCAGGAgccagtgccaaggccaggcagAG AGTTTATCCAGAGATTCCTGCCTCGGGAGCTCCAGATTGTTCGTACCCTGGACCACAAGAACATCATCCGGGTGTATGAGATGCTGGAGTCTGCTGACGGGAAAATCTACCTGGTGATGGAGCTGGCTGAGGGAGGGGATGTCTTTGACTGCGTGCTGAATGGGGGGCCACTGCCCGAGAGCCGGGCCAAGGCCCTCTTCCGTCAGATGGTTGAGGCCATCCGTTACTGCCATGGCTGTGGTGTGGCCCACCGGGACCTCAAGTGCGAGAACGCCTTGCTGCAGGGCTTCAACCTGAAATTGACTGACTTTGGCTTTGCCAAGGTGCTGCCTAAGTCACGCCGGGAGCTGAGTCAGACCTTCTGTGGCAGCACAGCCTATGCCGCCCCTGAGGTGCTGCAGGGCATTCCCCACGACAGCAGGAAGGGTGACGTCTGGAGCATGGGTGTAGTCCTGTATGTCATGCTCTGTGCCAGCCTACCTTTTGATGACACAGACATCCCCAAGATGCTGTGGCAGCAGCAGAAGGGGGTGTCCTTCCCCACTCATCTGGGCATCTCGGCCGAATGCCAGGACCTGCTCAAGCGGCTCCTGGAACCAGACACGATCCTCCGGCCTTCAATCGAAGAAGTTAGTTGGCATCCATGGCTAGCAAACACTTGA
- the FAM229A gene encoding LOW QUALITY PROTEIN: protein FAM229A (The sequence of the model RefSeq protein was modified relative to this genomic sequence to represent the inferred CDS: inserted 1 base in 1 codon), with product MQPSPSTPEPGRAADTSPAPPGPERPLVARARAAASXLGPASATGRAPRGQDMSAQEPPRGRRFPIEAGDSPGLAAAPESQDSPEPVATEHNPVRPLRRCPGCHCLTLLHVPIDVYLAMGGSPRARAT from the exons ATGCAGCCCTCCCCCTCGACGCCCGAGCCCGGACGCGCCGCAGACACCTCCCCGGCTCCACCGGGACCGGAGCGTCCTCTTGTGGCCAGGGCTCGGGCAGCTGCTT AGCTGGGACCGGCCTCGGCCACCGGCAG AGCGCCCCGGGGCCAGGACATGAGTGCCCAGGAGCCCCCGCGAGGTCGGAGATTCCCCATTGAGGCTGGAGACTCCCCTGGTCTTGCTGCTGCCCCCGAGTCCCAGGACAGCCCGGAGCCAGTAGCTACAGAGCACAATCCGGTCAG GCCGCTTCGACGTTGCCCGGGCTGCCACTGCCTGACACTGCTGCACGTGCCCATCGACGTCTACTTGGCCATGGGCGGAAGCCCCCGGGCCCGCGCCACCTGA